In a genomic window of Rhododendron vialii isolate Sample 1 chromosome 12a, ASM3025357v1:
- the LOC131311859 gene encoding uncharacterized protein LOC131311859 → MEEELQVSSEVPVMKVLDKADSNTDSAKIIKEDLSQISIEGKKEEDETALEGEFIKVEKEPLDGKDEPHYAEKEKPSVIERSSSNSTASRELLETQEKVKELEFELDRVAGSLKHSEAENSQLKEEVSITKAKLEESGKKYEELELSHKKLEEQVVESEERYGIQLKALQEALEAQDAKHKELADVKESFESLNLELESSRKKMEELQQELQSSTGEARKFEELHKESGSHAELETKKALEFEKLLEMAKLSAKEVEDQMACLQEEVKDLYKKIAENQKVEEALKSTAAELSTVQGELEVSKSQVVEIEQRLASKEAVLDELTQEVDLRKASESQLKEDFSALENLLLSTKENLQVKETELEEAKSKLNEEVQSKEAHVSSVSTIQEELSKVMKEKEALEAAVADLNSNAAQMKEACDDLEAKLQSSDDNFCKADALLSQALANIAELEQKLKSLEELHHESGYAATTALQKNVVLEDIVQASNAAAEEAKLQLGELEARFIAAEQKNAELEQLINLLELKSNDAERELRKVSEKNLELGAKIEEVEEEKKQMSGKIQVYEDKVTEMESALKIAEEKCAEHEGRATTTHQRSLELEDLIQMSHSKADDAGKKVSELELLLEAEKYRIQELEEQISVLEKKCGDTEAESKNKLDKISELEMELEAFQSKASSLEVALQTANEKEKELTDIVNVTTEEKKNLEDGFRNSSEKLSETETLLEVLRNELNLTQQKLESIEADLKAAGMRESEVMEKLKSAEEQLEHQGKVLNEATLKHSELETLHESVSRDSELKLQEAFANYSTRDSEAKSLYEKLAILENQVKVYEEQIAEAAEKFASSEKFNEELKSKISEVEEKAAQFSSESELLAETNAQLKTKVSELQESLNAAYGEKEATDQQLASHMNTIAELADKHSKASELHIAAEARISEAERELEEAILKFSHRDLEATDLTEKLSALESQIKKYEEQVHEATGIIESQKIELEQTLVKLKGLKGIVEEMQNKSGLFEKEREGFGESNLKLTQELAAYESKLNELEAKLSATVTEKDEALEQLSSSKKLIEDLTEQLAVEGQKLQSQREADSQKEVEREAALKHSFGEVEAKNEVVAALEKQVKELEQKLQLADTKSQQKDDGMEVKSRDIGSTFSTPSKRKSKKKLEAATSAQTPTAEGVHTQTTEAAVSPLATFKVVLGVALVSVIIGIILGKRY, encoded by the exons ATGGAAGAAGAGTTGCAAGTAAGTTCGGAAGTACCAGTGATGAAGGTACTCGACAAGGCGGACAGCAATACTGATTCCGCTAAG ATCATCAAAGAAGATTTGAGCCAAATCTCaatagaaggaaagaaagaagaagatgaaacgGCCTTGGAAGGTGAATTCATAAAAGTAGAGAAGGAGCCCTTAGATGGAAAGGATGAACCACATTATGCTGAGAAGGAGAAGCCATCGGTCATTGAACGAAGCTCAAGCAATTCCACTGCAAGCAGAGAACTTCTGGAAACACAGGAAAAGGTCAAAGAACTGGAGTTCGAATTGGATAGAGTAGCCGGATCCCTAAAACATTCCGAAGCTGAAAATTCTCAGCTGAAGGAAGAAGTATCCATTACAAAGGCAAAGCTGGAGGAGAGCGGAAAGAAATACGAAGAACTGGAGCTTAGTCACAAGAAACTAGAAGAGCAGGTTGTTGAATCAGAGGAGAGATACGGTATACAACTTAAGGCCTTGCAAGAGGCTTTGGAAGCCCAAGATGCGAAGCACAAGGAGCTGGCTGACGTGAAGGAATCATTTGAAAGTCTCAACCTTGAGCTTGAGAGCTCAAGAAAGAAGATGGAGGAGCTACAGCAAGAGCTGCAATCTTCTACGGGTGAGGCACGTAAGTTCGAGGAGTTACACAAGGAGAGCGGCTCACATGCTGAGTTAGAGACGAAAAAGGCCTTGGAGTTTGAAAAGTTGCTCGAAATGGCAAAGTTGAGTGCGAAAGAAGTGGAGGATCAGATGGCTTGCTTACAAGAAGAGGTCAAGGACCTTTACAAGAAGATTGCCGAAAACCAGAAGGTTGAAGAAGCACTGAAAAGTACAGCGGCTGAGCTTTCCACGGTTCAAGGAGAGTTGGAGGTTTCCAAATCACAAGTGGTGGAAATTGAGCAGAGGCTCGCTTCAAAGGAAGCCGTTCTAGATGAACTGACTCAAGAAGTTGATTTGAGAAAGGCATCGGAATCACAGTTGAAGGAAGATTTCTCTGCACTAGAGAATTTGTTATTGTCTACAAAAGAAAATCTTCAAGTTAAGGAGACCGAGTTAGAAGAAGCCAAATCGAAGTTAAACGAGGAAGTACAATCAAAGGAAGCACACGTTTCAAGTGTTTCGACAATACAAGAAGAACTTTCCAaagtaatgaaagaaaaagaagctctAGAAGCTGCTGTGGCAGATTTAAACAGTAATGCGGCTCAGATGAAGGAGGCATGTGATGATCTCGAGGCAAAGTTGCAGTCATCGGATGATAACTTTTGTAAAGCTGATGCTCTTCTGTCTCAAGCTTTGGCAAATATTGCTGAGCTGGAACAGAAGCTAAAATCTCTTGAAGAGCTCCACCACGAATCCGGATATGCAGCAACGACTGCCCTACAAAAGAATGTTGTGCTTGAAGATATAGTACAAGCTTCAAATGCAGCAGCTGAAGAAGCTAAATTACAACTGGGAGAGCTTGAGGCGCGTTTTATAGCCGCCGAGCAGAAAAATGCTGAACTGGAGCAACTGATCAACCTGCTAGAGCTGAAAAGCAATGACGCTGAAAGAGAACTGAGGAAAGTTTCAGAGAAAAATTTGGAACTCGGTGCGAAAATCGAAGAGGTtgaggaagaaaagaaacagatgAGTGGCAAAATACAAGTATACGAGGACAAGGTGACTGAGATGGAGTCTGCCTTAAAGATTGCTGAAGAGAAGTGTGCTGAACATGAGGGAAGAGCTACTACAACGCATCAACGCAGCCTTGAACTTGAAGATCTAATCCAGATGTCTCATTCGAAAGCAGATGATGCTGGCAAAAAGGTTAGCGAGTTGGAGCTGTTGCTAGAAGCAGAGAAGTACAGAATCCAGGAGCTCGAGGAACAAATAAGCGTGTTGGAAAAGAAATGTGGGGATACAGAAGCTGAATCAAAGAACAAGTTGGATAAGATATCTGAACTTGAAATGGAACTCGAAGCATTCCAATCAAAAGCATCAAGCCTTGAGGTTGCACTTCAAACGGCCAATGAAAAGGAGAAGGAGTTAACTGACATCGTGAATGTAACgacagaagagaagaaaaatttAGAAGATGGGTTCAGGAATTCAAGTGAGAAGCTTTCTGAAACCGAAACACTCCTTGAAGTCTTGCGTAACGAATTGAATCTCACTCAACAAAAATTGGAAAGCATTGAGGCTGATCTTAAAGCTGCTGGGATGAGAGAAAGTGAGGTTATGGAAAAACTGAAGTCGGCTGAGGAGCAACTAGAGCACCAAGGCAAAGTGTTGAATGAAGCTACTTTGAAACACTCAGAGCTTGAAACTTTACATGAGTCTGTAAGTAGGGACTCAGAGCTGAAACTCCAAGAAGCATTTGCAAACTACAGCACCAGGGATTCAGAGGCAAAGTCACTTTACGAGAAACTAGCGATTCTTGAAAATCAAGTGAAGGTTTACGAAGAGCAGATAGCCGAAGCAGCTGAAAAATTTGCTTCTTCAGAGAAGTTCAATGAAGAACTCAAAAGCAAGATTTCAGAGGTGGAAGAAAAGGCTGCACAGTTTTCCTCTGAAAGTGAATTGTTAGCCGAGACAAATGCACAGCTGAAAACGAAGGTTAGTGAGCTTCAAGAGTCATTGAACGCCGCCTATGGTGAAAAGGAAGCTACTGATCAGCAACTGGCTTCTCACATGAATACTATTGCTGAGTTAGCCGATAAGCACTCTAAAGCATCTGAACTTCACATAGCAGCTGAAGCCCGGATTTCAGAGGCTGAAAGAGAGTTAGAAGAAGCCATTCTGAAGTTTAGTCATAGAGATTTGGAAGCGACAGATTTGACTGAAAAGCTAAGTGCGCTCGAAAGCCAGATAAAGAAGTATGAAGAACAGGTTCATGAAGCAACTGGTATCATAGAGAGTCAAAAGATTGAGTTGGAACAGACCCTTGTGaaattgaagggtttgaaaggcaTTGTTGAGGAGATGCAGAACAAGTCCGGTCtgtttgagaaagagagagaagggtttgGTGAGTCGAATTTGAAGCTTACTCAGGAATTGGCGGCATATGAGTCCAAACTAAATGAACTAGAAGCGAAACTTTCTGCTACTGTTACCGAGAAGGATGAAGCACTGGAACAGCTTTCCTCTTCAAAGAAGTTGATAGAAGATTTGACAGAGCAGCTTGCGGTTGAAGGGCAGAAACTACAATCTCAG AGAGAAGCAGATTCTCAAAAGGAAGTGGAACGAGAAGCGGCTCTGAAGCATTCCTTTGGAGAGGTTGAAGCTAAGAATGAAGTGGTTGCAGCTCTAGAAAAGCAAGTGAAAGAGCTTGAGCAGAAATTGCAGCTAGCTGATACTAAATCCCAACAGAAG GATGATGGAATGGAGGTGAAATCGAGAGACATTGGCTCGACTTTTTCTACTCCATCGAAACGAAAGAGTAAGAAAAAGCTAGAAGCTGCAACATCTGCACAAACACCAACTGCTGAGGGAGTCCACACTCAAACAACTGAGGCTGCAGTTTCTCCTCTCGCGACTTTCAAGGTCGTTTTAGGCGTGGCACTGGTGTCTGTTATTATTGGCATAATTCTTGGAAAAAGGTATTAG